Sequence from the Gloeocapsopsis dulcis genome:
TACAAAAACTGCTAGTACATGTTGTGCTGCCGCTAGCAAAGCTTCAATAAATGGAGGTCTATCATTTAAACCGTAGATTAAGCCATTAGTAGGTTTGATATTAACACGTTCTTCAGATCTGACTTCAGCTTTTGCCATTTTAAATTGATACTTTTTCAAAACAAACTTGAGAGTAAATTCTTTTATGTTAAGTTGCTATATAATAGTAGATATGTAGGCTTTATTAATACAAAAAAGGATTATTTTAAGTTAACTCTGTAAAAATATAATCTATCGTTTCAAGTTAATTATTAACCGTTTTGTATAATACAAATATACAAAATTACGGCGGTATAAGCGTTAGCATGGCTCGATATTACCGAAATTTTCTCCTAAAGCGTATATTATTCAGCTACTTAACAAAAGCAAGCTTTAGTGTATTCTGTATACTGCATAGCAGTACAAATCATAAGGTATAACTATGTCTACCTATTTATTGTATTTAAAATCACAAAACTCCCTGTTCCTGCGTAAAACTAATTGTACAGTTCCTGCTGGAAGCCACAAGTAGAAGTATTAGCAAGCCTATCAATAAAAGCAAATTGCTTGAAAACTTAATTGTACGATTAAGGTAGCAGTTCTTTTTTAGAAACGAACCAAGAGAATAGAGGAGCCATGACAAAGTTGCAATTGCTCATTTTTCACTGTTGTAGCAACTAACGTAGAAGTAGCGTCAAAGTGCCGTGGCACAAAGTACACAAAGATAAGTTGTTTAGGATGGCGATCGCTTTAAAATTATTAAAACTTTGTCGCTGATCCGCAAAAAGTAGTTAGCACGCTCATTTTGGTTCGTAATCGGTAAATTATTATTAGTATTTATTTTCAAAATCTAGCTACCACGATAAGTGCTGTATGACCAAGGAGAAACTAGTAAAGGAACGTGATAATGTGCTGCGAGGTCAGCAATACCAAATTGAATAGGAATACGTTTTAGAAAAGGCGGATCTGGTAAATTATCTAAAATTTTTGCAAAATAATCATGCACTACAAAAACTAACTCATATATACCGACTTTAAGTTCTCCATCAGCCAACAAAGGCACGTCGGTGCGACCATCATTGTTAGTTGTGATAGTTTTCAGCAGTGTTTTTTGTCCAGATAGATTATCCACAAGCCACAGTTCAACTACTATATTGGCAGCTGGACAGCCATGCGCTGTATCTAAAACGTGAGTAGTCAGTTTACCTGCCATAATCTCGAAACTAGTCCTACTTTTCAGCCAATGTTGCTGAATTTAAGTTTAGTACAAGAATAAAAATGCAGTGAGTGATACATTTTGCGAGTCAAGAAGGCAGAAGTAGAGGTATGCCGAAATATTGACTTGTTGGATCCAGTAGCCCTTAAAAGATTTATGCGAAAAAAAGCCTTTTGAAGCAAAACTACACCTATTCCCGACCCTTGGTGGTTTGATCGTTCATAGCATGATTGCAGGGTGGTGCTAGGGGCAAGTACTCGCATTGATGACCTGCCATTCGCCAATTGATTGAATAAGTGGTGCAACTTCTTGTTTTTACCTCTTTACTCGCCGGATTTGAACAAGATTGAGCAGTTTTGGGCACGTCTGAAGAACTATCTGCGCAAGTTTCTCGATGAAATTTAGCAACTTCTGGGATGCTGTTGATCATTCCTTCAAAGCATTGTCCTAACCATCCCTTCAATTGCTATAGTAGCTGTAACTATTCGTTTGCTAGAGGCGATCGCCACTATTGCTCGTTACACCCAAAATCCGAAAGACCGTGCGGCACTAAGCTGCCACGCCGAAATGATTCAGCGCGACAGATGCGAAGGAGTTTCTGAAGAGTTGGATAAGAAAGATATTGAAAAGCGATATCAGGCAGTTTTGAAAGCGCCTGAGATAGCAAGTGGTGATCGCTTTGTCAATCGTCACCCATCAATCTGAGTATTACTGTATCCGATTCACCCGAAACCAACGATATCCATATGCTTCTAGGGAAATAGAATCAGAATCATCACTGAGCGGTTCATACTGGCGATCGCCAAATACATCAATCAAATGTTTGTCATCCTGTAATTTGAGCGTTACCGTACATGCTCTATCTGCTAAGTTATGCAACGCAATAACTGCTCGATCTTGCCACTCACAGCAGTGGGCGAAGACACATGGCTCATCCATTTCTAAAATCTGCCACGAGCCTGCGCCCAACTCTGGGCATTGCTTGCGGGTGCGGATGAGATGTTCCATCCAATTGATTAACGAGTTAGAATCGCGCTGCTCGGTTGCAACATTCACTCGCTGATACCCGTACTCTCCTTGTGCGATCGCTGGTCGGACAAGGGCATCAGGAGGAGCAGTAGAGAAACCGCCGTTAGGTGCATTGCTCCATTGCATCGGTGTACGGACGCTATCTCTACCAGGTAGCGATAAGTCTTCACCCATGCCAATCTCTTCGCCGTAGCGCAGTAAAGGCGTACCAGGTAAGCTAAACATCAAACTATAAACCAGTTCTATCCGGCGGCGATCGCCATTCATCATTGGTGCTAGGCGACGGCGAATCCCATGCCCATAGATCCGCATATTCTCATTAGGGGCAAAAGCTTGAAAGACTTCTTCCTGTTGGGATTGACTGAGGCGATCGAGTGCTAGTTCGTCATGGTGGCGCACAAAGTTAAGCCACTGGCAAATACTAGTGGTTTGTCAAGCTTTAATTG
This genomic interval carries:
- a CDS encoding alpha-glucosidase C-terminal domain-containing protein, yielding MRHHDELALDRLSQSQQEEVFQAFAPNENMRIYGHGIRRRLAPMMNGDRRRIELVYSLMFSLPGTPLLRYGEEIGMGEDLSLPGRDSVRTPMQWSNAPNGGFSTAPPDALVRPAIAQGEYGYQRVNVATEQRDSNSLINWMEHLIRTRKQCPELGAGSWQILEMDEPCVFAHCCEWQDRAVIALHNLADRACTVTLKLQDDKHLIDVFGDRQYEPLSDDSDSISLEAYGYRWFRVNRIQ
- the uraH gene encoding hydroxyisourate hydrolase, which encodes MAGKLTTHVLDTAHGCPAANIVVELWLVDNLSGQKTLLKTITTNNDGRTDVPLLADGELKVGIYELVFVVHDYFAKILDNLPDPPFLKRIPIQFGIADLAAHYHVPLLVSPWSYSTYRGS